Proteins encoded within one genomic window of Lysinibacillus sphaericus:
- the spoVM gene encoding stage V sporulation protein SpoVM codes for MKVYTFQLPKFVSSITRTCINLFKKDKKEAKKSD; via the coding sequence CTGAAAGTATATACGTTCCAACTGCCGAAATTTGTTAGTAGCATTACGCGTACGTGTATTAATCTATTTAAAAAAGATAAGAAAGAAGCTAAAAAATCCGACTGA
- a CDS encoding thiamine diphosphokinase: protein MTTVVVCAGGPKEELCSFDAYSRQHDILFIGADRGALYLIEQGITPHAIVGDFDSLSQEEYQYVMKHADDAQRFREEKNETDTDLALLKAITFAPSEIVLTGVTGGRLDHYEAAVRSIYRLQLEHPDLVLKIINHANMIQFLVPGTHTIQADERYRYLSFFAHEQPIQGVTLRHVKYETTNEEISLGSTRFTSNEIIGTSGSISFTQGICLMIRSID from the coding sequence ATGACTACTGTTGTCGTTTGTGCAGGCGGTCCGAAAGAGGAGCTATGTTCCTTTGATGCGTATAGTAGACAACATGATATTCTATTTATTGGTGCGGACCGAGGTGCACTGTATTTAATTGAGCAAGGTATTACACCGCATGCTATTGTTGGCGACTTTGACTCGTTATCACAAGAGGAATATCAATATGTTATGAAACATGCGGATGATGCCCAACGCTTCCGTGAAGAAAAAAATGAAACCGATACGGATTTAGCGCTGTTAAAAGCGATAACCTTCGCTCCTAGCGAAATTGTGTTAACAGGGGTTACAGGTGGGCGCTTAGATCATTATGAGGCAGCTGTGCGTTCCATTTATCGATTACAGCTTGAACATCCTGATCTTGTGTTGAAAATTATCAACCATGCGAACATGATACAGTTTTTGGTGCCAGGCACGCACACAATTCAAGCGGATGAGCGTTATCGCTATTTGTCTTTTTTTGCCCATGAGCAACCAATACAGGGCGTTACTTTAAGGCATGTAAAATACGAAACAACGAACGAAGAAATTTCGTTAGGTTCAACTCGATTTACAAGTAATGAAATAATAGGCACTTCAGGGTCTATATCCTTCACGCAAGGCATATGTTTAATGATAAGAAGCATAGATTAG
- the rpe gene encoding ribulose-phosphate 3-epimerase, producing MIQIAPSILAANFAKLGEEVKDVERAGAKLIHIDVMDGHFVPNISFGSIVLDAIRPLTDLPLDVHLMIENPDQYIEQFAKAGADYITVHVEACRHLHRTIQLIRSYGVKPGVVLNPHTPIETIQHVLQDIDMVLFMTVNPGFGGQKFIHSVVPKIEALSTIIKERNLDVAIEIDGGINAETIVPCAKAGATIFVAGSAIYSKEDRTAALQEILAAGEAAIKG from the coding sequence ATGATACAAATAGCACCATCAATTTTAGCAGCAAACTTTGCTAAACTAGGAGAAGAAGTAAAAGACGTAGAACGAGCAGGTGCAAAGCTTATTCATATCGACGTAATGGACGGTCATTTTGTACCGAATATTTCATTTGGGTCCATTGTGTTGGATGCGATTCGTCCTTTAACTGATTTACCATTAGATGTTCATTTAATGATTGAAAATCCAGATCAATATATTGAACAATTTGCCAAAGCAGGAGCAGACTATATTACGGTACATGTAGAGGCTTGCCGCCATTTACATCGTACAATTCAATTAATTCGTTCTTACGGTGTTAAGCCAGGTGTCGTTTTAAATCCACATACACCGATTGAAACGATTCAGCACGTTTTACAAGATATTGATATGGTGTTATTCATGACAGTGAATCCTGGATTTGGTGGTCAAAAATTCATTCATTCTGTTGTACCTAAAATTGAAGCATTATCCACAATTATTAAAGAGCGTAATTTAGACGTTGCGATTGAAATTGATGGTGGTATTAATGCCGAAACAATTGTTCCATGTGCAAAAGCAGGTGCCACTATTTTTGTAGCAGGTTCAGCGATTTATAGTAAAGAAGATCGTACAGCGGCACTTCAAGAGATTTTAGCTGCTGGTGAGGCAGCGATTAAAGGATGA